The Pseudomonas sp. SCB32 DNA window TGCGAATCCATCCCGAACTGGGAGCTAGCACCCAGGCCAACTGATTCGTCTCAGCCACAGGCGGCGTCGCGACGCTGCCCACCTGGCACTTGATAATCACGGAGATCGGCCACGGACGAACGCATCGGCTGCGCGTCTTCGCAGTGATAGAACACCAGGCTGCTGGTGACTTCGCGCAGTTGCACCAGGGACAACGGCTTGTCCAACACCTGCAGCAACGGCACACGATTTCTCCACGCCCACTGGTACAGGGCTGTCTTCTCCTCGGCGCTATAGTTCCCGGCCAGTACAAACTGGTGGAAGGCGTTGCTCTGGCTGAGGTTTTTCAGGCTCATCAGCTCGCTGGCGCCCGGCACGAAGTCATCGTGGATAAACAGGCTGTAGTGCTGCCGGCGGGACAGCGCCTTGCGCACTTCGTCCATGCCCTGGCACAGGCTCAAGTGATAGAACTCCAGGCGATTGAACAACACGCCGTAGTCCAGCAAGCGGCCCGGATGCGAACACAGCACCATGGCTCGACGCGAAATGGCAGTCATATCGTTGGCCCTCTCGGAGGTTTCGACAGGGTCAATCTAACGGCGTTCTGAAGAGGTTCTTATCAGACAAGTCTGAAATGCACGTAGCCAATGGACTACTACAACGAGCGGAAAGCCCGTCCTCGCCGCATCAATACCACCACGCCATCGTGCTCAGCCAAATCGTGCTAGCTAGTCGTCGGCCGCTGCTGCCTCAGCATCGGCTTCTAGCTCCCCCCGAATACGCTTCACCAGCAGGTTCATCACTTCCTCGGGGATCAGGTAGCGACCTTCGCTCTCGTACAGGTAGGTGGTGCCGAAGGCTTCGATGCCTTGCCAGGCGTTTCGGAAGACCCGTAACCTTTCGCTGAAGGTATTGGCATCCTCGCGGATGGCGCAGTTGTACATGCGCCTGAGATGGGGAAGAAACTGCCCAGTCGGTGTCGCCATGAAGTCCGGGTCGCCATCACGTCCAACCGTGCGGACGAACGCCGGTCCGCCGGTGCTTTTGATGCGCTCTACGAAGTAATCAATCAGCGTACGAGCACCCACCTGATCCAGCTCGTATGGATTGGCGTCGGAAAGGTTGGTCATGGCATAGCTCCTTGCTGTGGGGTTCATACCTGGTGCCGGATTGGTTATTTTTCTACCGGCAGCTAAAACAGAATGCCCAGCGCGCCGGTGCTGTGTTGACCATTACATCACCCGAGAGCGCGACAGATGTCTAGCCTATAGAAGAGATCGAGCGTTGCTGCTCGAGTGGAGCTGGATGAATGCGATACAGGCCGCCCCATGAGGGGCGAATACTCTTCGAAGGGACGTTATGCGGGACAGCCTGAGACGAAAAGTGATCGAGGTCTGCAATAGGAAAATCGAGCAGAAAGGGCCAGACGTGGGCCTGTCGTTCTACGCCTTTTTTGCCAATAAAAATGATGATCCAGAGCTGCTAATGGAGGCCGCCCGCTGGTGGATAGCGGTGCATGAGCTTGACCATTTTGAGAAGGCGTCGAAGATCAGATTGATGGTAGAGCGGGGAGACTAGGCCGCGTCCATTTCCAGGGCCGCGTATCGATGTGCACTGGCACGCCCTACGAACTCTGCCTAGAGTGAACCAGCAGCCGAGGGATCGGCTCAACCGTTGAAATCCCCTGCAACGGATGTCTTGAAGCCCTGCCTCACGGCGGGGCTTCTCGTTTATGCCACGACGAACATCATGCTGCCTGCTACTGGTAGTGCATCTGCCTCACGGCTGGCTAACTGCCCACAGCAAGGGCTGAGATTGTTGATGCGGAGGCGTGGCGATGACAGCGCACCTCCCCCTCTACGGTCGATAGCAAGGCCTGGGGCCGCTCACAGCCGGGCCCCGCTTGAGAGCAGCGCTCACGAAAGAAGCAGCCGCTGGGCAGCACGCGGTTACCTGGCAGCTCCGTGCGCTGGGCGGCAGCGTCACCAGTCAGAGGCTTGTCCAGGCGTGGCACTGCCTCAAGCAACAATTGCGTGTAGGGATGACGAGGCTGCTCAAGCACCTCAGCAGCATTTCCCAGCTCCACAATTTGCCCCAGATACATCACTGCAACCCGATCCGCCAGATGGCGCACTACCGAGACATTGTGGGAGATCAGTACGAAGGTAAGACCACGCTCGCGCTGCAGCTCAGCAAGCAGGTTAAGGATCTGGGCTTGGACCGAAATATCCAAGGCTGAGGTGGGCTCATCGAGGATGATAATGTCTGGGTCTGAGGACAGTGCTCGGGCAATGGCGATGCGCTGGCGCTGGCCGCCGGAGAACTGGTGCGCATGGCGGTCCAGATACTCAGGGCGAATACCCACCTGAAGGGCCAAGCGCTCAGCGACCGCACGCAGTTCGGCGGATGGTCTTCTGCTGCGTACCACGAGAGGCTCCGTGATGAGCTTCCAGACTGGAAGTCTGGGATCGAGCGACGATTGAGGGTCCTGGAAAACAATCTGAGTATTCCGCTGCCCCAGGTTTTCCCCGGTGGCACTCAGGGTACCGCCCACCGGCTCGACCAGCCCCATGAGTACCTGAGCGAGAGTGCTCTTGCCGCAACCGGACTCACCGAGAATGCCCAAGGTTTCACCCTTGTAGAGCGTGAGGTCGATGCCGTTAAGCGCGTGAGCCTGGCCCTTGGCGCGCCCCAGCCAATCGCGACCTACTGGATAACGCACTTCAACTCCGCTGAGCTCCAACAGTGTCGAGGGTGGAGAAGAAAGATGATTCATGTCGGAAGCTCCTCCGCTTGCAGCCAGCAGGCGCTTAGGTGATCGGTATCGCGCGTCGGCAGCAGTGTTGGACGCGCCTCACAACGCTCATGGCGCCGAGCGCAACGTTCTTTAAAGGTGCATCCAGTGGGTAGGCTGGCGAGGTTGGGCACCTGTCCGGGAATGCTGTTCAGTTCACTGCCCGGCTCAGCGTTCTCCGGCAAACACGCCAGCAAACCTTGTGTGTAAGGATGCTGTGGTGCCTTCATCACTGCAGCGGTAGCACCTTGCTCAACGATGCCACCGGCATACATCACGTAGACGCGGTCGCAGAATTGCGACACCAAGGCCATGTCGTGAGTGATCAGCAAAATAGCGGTGCCGCGCTCTCGCGCTTTTTCGCGCAGCAGCAACAGCACCTGGCGCTGTACTGTCACATCGAGAGCCGTGGTGGGCTCATCAG harbors:
- a CDS encoding DUF6500 family protein, giving the protein MRDSLRRKVIEVCNRKIEQKGPDVGLSFYAFFANKNDDPELLMEAARWWIAVHELDHFEKASKIRLMVERGD
- a CDS encoding oligopeptide/dipeptide ABC transporter ATP-binding protein yields the protein MNHLSSPPSTLLELSGVEVRYPVGRDWLGRAKGQAHALNGIDLTLYKGETLGILGESGCGKSTLAQVLMGLVEPVGGTLSATGENLGQRNTQIVFQDPQSSLDPRLPVWKLITEPLVVRSRRPSAELRAVAERLALQVGIRPEYLDRHAHQFSGGQRQRIAIARALSSDPDIIILDEPTSALDISVQAQILNLLAELQRERGLTFVLISHNVSVVRHLADRVAVMYLGQIVELGNAAEVLEQPRHPYTQLLLEAVPRLDKPLTGDAAAQRTELPGNRVLPSGCFFRERCSQAGPGCERPQALLSTVEGEVRCHRHASASTISALAVGS